The Clostridium sporogenes genome contains a region encoding:
- the hisI gene encoding phosphoribosyl-AMP cyclohydrolase, with amino-acid sequence MNLQEILKGIDFKKENGLIPAIIQDFYSGEVLMLAYMNKGSLEKTIETNTTWFWSRSRKELWNKGATSGHFQYVKSIHIDCDGDTLLIKVEQIGPACHTGHRSCFYTTLI; translated from the coding sequence ATGAATTTACAGGAAATATTAAAGGGAATAGATTTTAAAAAGGAGAATGGTCTCATACCTGCTATTATTCAGGATTTTTATTCAGGAGAAGTCTTGATGTTAGCATATATGAACAAAGGGTCCCTAGAAAAAACTATTGAAACTAATACTACTTGGTTTTGGAGTAGATCTAGAAAAGAACTTTGGAATAAGGGAGCAACTTCAGGTCATTTTCAATATGTTAAAAGTATTCATATAGATTGTGATGGAGATACTCTATTAATTAAAGTAGAGCAAATTGGCCCGGCATGTCATACTGGGCATAGAAGTTGCTTTTATACAACATTAATATAA
- the hisE gene encoding phosphoribosyl-ATP diphosphatase → MNKNNVINSLFNIIEDRKDKSIEGSYTGYLFEKGLDKILKKVGEESSEVIIAAKNENKEELIKEICDLSYHIIVLMVEKQIKLGDIEKELEKRREKICNKKSERKIIEKL, encoded by the coding sequence ATGAATAAAAATAATGTTATAAATAGTTTATTTAATATAATAGAGGATAGAAAAGATAAGTCCATAGAAGGTTCTTATACTGGATATTTGTTTGAAAAAGGATTGGATAAAATATTAAAAAAAGTTGGAGAGGAAAGTTCAGAGGTAATTATAGCTGCTAAAAATGAGAATAAAGAAGAATTGATAAAAGAAATATGTGATTTAAGCTATCATATAATAGTTCTAATGGTAGAAAAACAAATAAAATTAGGTGATATAGAAAAAGAATTAGAAAAGAGAAGAGAAAAAATATGCAATAAAAAAAGTGAAAGAAAGATAATAGAGAAATTATAA
- a CDS encoding YeeE/YedE thiosulfate transporter family protein — protein MSKDIDLLIQKRHNDHKVYVKKKNQIPQAISICMISLLVGIILWKMNPDNVFYWFIGIAIGFVLRKSRFCLCGAFRDPFLFNNTKLLRGVIITIIINTIGFGIIQYYYLKGNIMNYDNIPGNVTSFGWHIAIGAFIFGIGMVIAGGCASGILMRIGEGHALPWIVFIGMIIGNLLGAKDYSFWYDKIIKNSKVIYFPEYIDIRIAIAIQIIILIIIYKFLSFKEKRNFEEK, from the coding sequence ATGTCTAAGGATATAGATTTGCTTATTCAAAAAAGGCACAATGACCATAAGGTATATGTAAAAAAGAAAAATCAAATTCCACAGGCAATAAGTATATGTATGATAAGCTTATTAGTAGGCATTATTTTATGGAAAATGAATCCTGATAATGTCTTCTATTGGTTTATAGGTATAGCTATTGGTTTTGTATTAAGAAAATCTAGATTTTGTTTGTGTGGGGCTTTTAGAGACCCTTTTTTGTTTAATAATACAAAACTTTTAAGAGGAGTAATAATTACTATTATAATTAATACTATAGGCTTTGGAATAATACAGTATTATTATCTTAAAGGAAATATTATGAATTATGACAATATTCCTGGAAACGTTACTTCCTTTGGATGGCATATAGCTATAGGAGCTTTTATTTTTGGTATAGGCATGGTTATAGCTGGTGGTTGTGCATCAGGAATACTTATGAGAATAGGTGAAGGACATGCTCTTCCATGGATAGTATTTATAGGAATGATAATAGGGAATCTTTTAGGAGCTAAAGACTATTCTTTTTGGTATGATAAAATTATTAAAAACTCAAAAGTTATTTATTTTCCTGAATATATTGATATAAGAATTGCAATAGCAATACAAATAATTATACTTATAATTATATATAAATTCCTTTCTTTTAAAGAAAAGAGAAATTTTGAGGAAAAATAA
- a CDS encoding sulfurtransferase TusA family protein, translating to MEVKDLDCLYEPCPIPLVRASQELKKMKTGDIVVLHSDQSCIGVMAEEWAKQNNYEIKVIEVDNGEWEVYIQK from the coding sequence ATGGAAGTAAAGGATTTAGATTGTCTATATGAGCCCTGTCCAATACCTTTAGTTAGAGCAAGTCAAGAATTAAAAAAAATGAAAACTGGAGATATTGTAGTTTTACACTCAGATCAAAGTTGTATCGGGGTTATGGCAGAAGAATGGGCAAAACAAAATAACTATGAAATAAAAGTAATTGAAGTGGACAATGGTGAATGGGAAGTTTATATTCAAAAATAA
- a CDS encoding YeeE/YedE thiosulfate transporter family protein — MKCIKDRLKKPWPYWIGGILLGILNVALLAITEVAWHVTSGFLLWGAAVLDFWGAEPLKWDFFNIFNVQYKEILLNHSLVINKFTILNIAVIIGSLIATLFASQFNIKKIKNRKQVIIALIGGIIMGYGARLASGCNIGSFLIGISSFSLHGWIYWIFITLGAFIGTLILKKFIL; from the coding sequence ATGAAATGCATAAAGGATAGATTAAAAAAGCCCTGGCCTTATTGGATAGGTGGGATCTTGCTAGGTATTTTAAATGTAGCTCTTTTAGCAATAACCGAGGTTGCGTGGCATGTCACTAGTGGGTTTTTGCTATGGGGTGCAGCAGTATTAGATTTTTGGGGAGCTGAACCATTGAAGTGGGATTTTTTTAATATATTTAATGTACAATATAAGGAGATATTATTAAATCATAGCTTAGTTATAAATAAATTTACTATATTAAATATAGCAGTTATTATAGGATCTCTAATAGCAACTTTATTTGCTTCTCAATTTAACATAAAAAAAATCAAAAATAGAAAACAAGTAATTATTGCTTTAATAGGTGGTATAATCATGGGCTATGGAGCTAGGCTTGCCTCTGGATGTAATATTGGTAGCTTTTTAATAGGTATATCATCTTTTTCTTTACATGGTTGGATATATTGGATTTTTATTACTTTAGGAGCCTTTATAGGTACATTAATATTAAAGAAGTTTATATTATAA